Proteins encoded within one genomic window of Brenneria nigrifluens DSM 30175 = ATCC 13028:
- the fadR gene encoding fatty acid metabolism transcriptional regulator FadR: MVIKAQSPAGFAEEYIIESIWNNRFPPGSILPAERELSELIGVTRTTLREVLQRLARDGWLTIQHGKPTKINNFWETSGLNILETLARLDHDSVPQLIDNLLAVRTNIAAIFIRTALRQHPEKTREVLKQTGAVDDNADAFAQLDYNVFRGLAFASGNPIYGLILNGLKGLYIRVGRYYFSNPDARRLALDFYKRLETLCHDGLYEQVMDVVRHYGKESGAIWHSMQSAIPHDIAEIRR; the protein is encoded by the coding sequence ATGGTCATAAAGGCGCAAAGTCCAGCCGGATTCGCGGAAGAATATATTATTGAAAGTATATGGAATAACCGCTTTCCTCCGGGATCGATCCTGCCTGCAGAAAGAGAGCTTTCCGAGCTGATAGGCGTGACGCGCACCACGTTGCGGGAAGTGCTGCAGCGTTTGGCGCGCGACGGCTGGTTGACGATTCAACATGGCAAACCAACGAAAATCAATAACTTCTGGGAAACGTCCGGACTGAATATTCTGGAGACGCTGGCTCGGCTCGACCACGACAGCGTACCGCAACTTATTGATAATCTACTGGCGGTGCGTACCAATATCGCGGCTATTTTTATCCGCACGGCGTTACGGCAGCACCCGGAAAAGACCCGTGAAGTATTAAAGCAGACCGGGGCCGTGGATGATAACGCGGATGCTTTCGCGCAGCTGGATTACAACGTATTCCGCGGGCTGGCGTTCGCCTCCGGTAATCCGATTTACGGCCTGATCCTCAATGGATTGAAAGGATTGTATATTCGCGTCGGCCGCTACTATTTTTCCAATCCCGATGCCCGCAGGCTGGCGCTGGATTTCTATAAGCGGCTGGAAACGCTGTGCCATGACGGCCTGTACGAGCAGGTTATGGACGTGGTCCGGCATTATGGCAAAGAGAGCGGCGCCATCTGGCATAGTATGCAGAGCGCCATTCCGCACGATATCGCCGAAATTCGCCGCTGA
- the dsbB gene encoding disulfide bond formation protein DsbB, whose protein sequence is MLRFLNRCSRGRGAWLLLAFTALILELVALYFQHVMLLKPCVLCIYQRNALLGIMGAGLLGAIAPGNLLLRYPAIALWLYSSFEGLRLAWKHTDILLHPSPFNTCDFFVSFPSWLPLDKWLPAIFNATGDCSERQWQLLSLEMPQWLVGIFAAYLLIALLVLIAQPFRPKRRDLFSR, encoded by the coding sequence ATGTTGCGATTTCTCAACCGTTGCTCACGCGGTCGCGGTGCCTGGTTGTTACTGGCATTCACAGCCTTGATTCTGGAATTGGTCGCGCTTTATTTCCAGCATGTGATGCTATTAAAGCCCTGCGTACTGTGCATTTATCAGCGCAATGCCCTATTGGGCATCATGGGGGCCGGTTTGTTGGGCGCCATCGCGCCGGGCAACCTGCTGTTGCGTTATCCGGCGATCGCGCTCTGGCTCTACAGTTCATTTGAAGGGTTGCGTTTGGCCTGGAAACACACGGATATCCTGCTGCACCCCTCGCCCTTTAATACCTGCGATTTTTTTGTCAGCTTCCCGTCCTGGTTGCCGCTGGATAAATGGCTCCCCGCGATATTTAATGCGACGGGCGACTGCTCGGAACGCCAATGGCAATTATTGTCGCTGGAAATGCCGCAGTGGCTGGTCGGTATTTTCGCCGCCTATCTGCTGATTGCGCTGCTGGTATTGATTGCTCAGCCCTTCCGCCCCAAACGCCGCGATCTTTTCAGCCGCTGA
- a CDS encoding DNA polymerase III subunit theta, with translation MINFEKMILGYSDQYADFAASTIAFMESQKKTINADEIAEKIPQERRQYFKERLDYYRDIYGPKQ, from the coding sequence ATGATCAACTTTGAAAAGATGATTCTTGGATACAGCGATCAGTACGCTGATTTTGCTGCTTCCACGATAGCTTTTATGGAAAGTCAGAAAAAAACCATTAATGCTGACGAAATCGCGGAAAAAATCCCACAAGAGAGACGGCAGTACTTTAAAGAAAGATTAGACTATTACAGGGATATCTACGGACCAAAGCAGTAG
- a CDS encoding YcgN family cysteine cluster protein, with translation MTERPFWQHKTLAEMSDDEWESLCDGCGQCCLHKLIDEDTEEIYFTNVACNQLNIKSCQCRNYSRRFEYEPDCIKLTRENLLTFNWLPATCAYRLIHEGKGLPQWHPLIAGSKTAMHGERISVRHIAVRENEVVDWQDHILNKPAWAR, from the coding sequence ATGACTGAACGCCCTTTTTGGCAGCACAAGACATTGGCTGAAATGTCCGACGACGAATGGGAGTCGTTGTGCGACGGCTGCGGGCAGTGCTGTTTGCATAAACTTATTGATGAGGATACGGAGGAAATCTACTTTACCAACGTGGCCTGTAACCAATTGAATATAAAAAGCTGTCAATGTCGCAACTATAGCCGTCGCTTTGAATATGAGCCCGACTGCATCAAGCTCACCCGCGAAAATCTGCTGACTTTTAACTGGTTGCCGGCAACCTGCGCCTATCGGCTGATTCATGAAGGGAAGGGGTTGCCACAGTGGCATCCGCTGATTGCCGGTTCTAAAACGGCGATGCACGGAGAACGAATTTCCGTGCGGCATATTGCGGTGCGGGAGAATGAGGTTGTGGATTGGCAGGACCATATCCTGAACAAGCCGGCGTGGGCCCGATAA
- a CDS encoding fumarylacetoacetate hydrolase family protein translates to MYQHRDWQGALLDFPVNKVVCVGSNYSAHIKEMGSATPSEPVLFIKPETALCDLRQPVAVPKNLGSVHHEVELAVLIGTPLKQANEERVARAIAGYGVALDLTLRDVQSACKKAGQPWEKAKAFDGSCPISGFIPVAEFGDPQQTELGVKVNDEMRQQGNTSDMITPILPLIAYMSRFFTLRAGDIILTGTPQGVGPIESGDMLKITLNDRTLNTRII, encoded by the coding sequence ATGTATCAACACAGAGACTGGCAGGGTGCGCTGCTTGATTTCCCGGTAAATAAAGTGGTGTGCGTAGGCAGCAACTATTCGGCGCACATTAAAGAAATGGGAAGTGCGACGCCCAGCGAGCCGGTTTTATTTATTAAGCCTGAAACCGCGCTGTGCGATTTACGTCAGCCGGTCGCCGTTCCCAAAAATCTTGGTTCGGTTCATCATGAGGTCGAACTGGCGGTGCTGATCGGTACGCCGCTGAAGCAGGCGAATGAGGAACGGGTCGCGCGGGCAATCGCCGGCTACGGCGTCGCGCTGGATTTAACGCTGCGTGACGTACAATCCGCATGCAAAAAAGCCGGGCAACCGTGGGAAAAAGCCAAAGCGTTCGACGGTTCCTGCCCGATATCCGGTTTTATTCCGGTAGCGGAATTCGGCGATCCGCAGCAGACGGAACTGGGGGTTAAGGTGAATGATGAGATGCGCCAGCAGGGCAACACCAGCGATATGATTACGCCGATTCTGCCGCTGATTGCTTATATGAGCCGCTTCTTTACGCTGCGCGCGGGCGATATTATTCTCACAGGAACACCGCAAGGCGTTGGGCCGATCGAGTCTGGCGATATGCTGAAAATCACCCTTAACGACCGTACCCTCAACACCCGCATTATCTGA
- the ttdR gene encoding L-tartrate utilization transcriptional activator TtdR — MIEQYPIPKDLQVLTSVVDNGSFAGAAEALGQTPAFVTKRIQLLENQLGVKLLHRSSHGIALTDTGKLVYQRGGDILEQLQSLLDDVSQVKMEPKGMVRIGCSFGFGRNYIAPAITQLMARYPELQIHFELFDRQIDLLKDRIDLDIRINDDISDNYIARLLTKNQRILCASPEYIRQRGIPGSLAELRRHDCLITKERDQTAGVWELENHRGRKSVKVSGHLSSNSGEIVLRWALEGKGIMLRSLWDIAPLLKEGALIRVLPEYAQSANIWAVYHTPLYSSAKLRVCVEHFTHYCQQQKF, encoded by the coding sequence ATGATCGAGCAATATCCCATTCCCAAAGATTTGCAGGTGCTGACCAGCGTGGTTGACAACGGCAGCTTTGCCGGCGCCGCGGAGGCATTAGGGCAAACGCCGGCCTTTGTCACCAAGCGGATACAACTTTTAGAAAACCAGCTTGGAGTGAAATTGCTGCACCGTTCGTCGCACGGCATCGCGCTGACGGATACCGGCAAGCTGGTATATCAACGCGGGGGCGATATTCTTGAGCAGTTGCAAAGTCTGCTTGACGACGTCTCGCAGGTTAAGATGGAACCGAAAGGGATGGTTCGCATCGGCTGTAGTTTCGGGTTCGGGCGCAATTATATTGCGCCGGCGATTACGCAGCTTATGGCGCGCTATCCTGAATTGCAGATACACTTCGAACTTTTTGACCGGCAAATTGATTTGCTTAAAGACCGTATCGATCTTGATATCCGCATTAACGATGACATTTCCGATAACTACATCGCCAGGCTGTTAACGAAAAACCAGCGCATACTTTGCGCTTCTCCGGAGTATATACGGCAACGGGGCATACCGGGTTCGCTGGCGGAGTTACGGCGGCATGACTGCCTTATCACCAAAGAACGCGACCAAACGGCGGGCGTCTGGGAGTTGGAAAATCATCGGGGACGCAAATCAGTAAAAGTGTCTGGCCATTTATCCTCTAATAGCGGGGAGATTGTTCTCCGCTGGGCCTTGGAGGGCAAAGGGATTATGTTGCGTTCGCTGTGGGATATCGCCCCGTTGCTGAAGGAAGGCGCATTAATCAGGGTGTTGCCGGAGTATGCGCAAAGTGCCAATATTTGGGCGGTCTATCACACGCCGTTATATTCTTCCGCCAAGCTGCGGGTTTGCGTAGAGCACTTTACTCACTATTGTCAGCAACAGAAATTTTAG
- the ttdA gene encoding L(+)-tartrate dehydratase subunit alpha: MLTLEDRRQQVAKLTDIVARFTSMISIRMPNDVVRKLEELRHIESDGMAKIVYDTMFDNMEKAIKLNRPACQDTGEIMFFVKAGTRFPLLTELQSILKKAVETATIQTPLRHNAVEIFDEYNTGTNTGSGVPWVTWDLIPDGDKAEIEVYMAGGGCTLPGRSKVLMPSEGYEGVVKFVFENISTLAVNACPPVLVGVGIATSVETAAVLSRKAILRPIGSHNANPKAAELEKRLEEDLNKLGIGPQGLTGKTSVMGVHIESAARHPSTIGVAVSTGCWAHRRGTLLIHADMTYENISHRGASL, from the coding sequence ATGCTCACCTTAGAAGACAGGCGTCAACAGGTTGCGAAACTGACTGATATCGTCGCCAGATTTACTTCGATGATTTCAATCCGAATGCCGAATGACGTGGTTAGGAAATTGGAGGAGTTACGTCATATAGAAAGTGATGGCATGGCCAAGATCGTCTATGACACCATGTTCGACAATATGGAGAAAGCGATAAAACTGAACAGACCGGCCTGTCAGGATACCGGCGAAATTATGTTTTTCGTTAAAGCCGGAACCCGCTTCCCCTTATTAACCGAATTACAATCGATATTAAAAAAGGCCGTGGAAACGGCCACGATACAAACGCCGCTTCGCCATAATGCCGTTGAGATTTTTGATGAATACAACACCGGCACAAATACAGGATCGGGCGTGCCATGGGTAACCTGGGATTTAATACCCGACGGGGATAAAGCCGAAATTGAAGTGTATATGGCGGGTGGCGGCTGCACCTTGCCCGGCCGTTCAAAGGTGCTGATGCCCTCCGAAGGCTATGAAGGCGTGGTTAAATTCGTCTTTGAGAACATCTCGACCCTGGCCGTAAACGCCTGCCCGCCGGTGCTGGTCGGCGTGGGTATCGCCACCTCGGTGGAAACCGCCGCCGTACTTTCACGCAAGGCGATACTGCGTCCCATCGGCTCGCATAATGCCAATCCGAAAGCGGCGGAGCTGGAAAAAAGGCTGGAAGAAGATTTGAACAAACTGGGGATCGGGCCGCAAGGGCTGACCGGAAAAACCTCCGTCATGGGAGTTCATATCGAATCCGCGGCCCGTCATCCCTCGACCATCGGCGTAGCCGTTTCTACCGGCTGCTGGGCTCATCGCCGGGGAACATTGTTAATTCATGCGGACATGACTTATGAAAATATTTCGCATCGGGGAGCGTCGCTATGA
- the ttdB gene encoding L(+)-tartrate dehydratase subunit beta produces the protein MNKVLTTPIKDEDLVDIKAGDIIYLNGLLVTCRDVCHRRLIELNRELPVDLHGNAIFHAGPIVRKNGAKWEMVSVGPTTSMRMEKFEKAFIEKTGVKLVIGKGGMGPDTEQGCVEYKALHAIFPAGCAVLAATQVEEIEEVHWMELGMPESLWVCRVKNFGPLIISIDTYGNNLIEKNKKLFAEKRDEIVAEICEHVHYIT, from the coding sequence ATGAACAAGGTATTGACTACGCCAATCAAAGATGAAGATCTGGTTGATATCAAAGCGGGAGACATCATTTATCTTAACGGACTGCTGGTTACCTGTCGCGATGTTTGCCATCGCCGTTTAATTGAATTAAACCGGGAATTGCCCGTTGATTTGCACGGTAACGCCATATTCCATGCCGGCCCGATCGTCAGAAAAAATGGCGCCAAATGGGAAATGGTCTCAGTCGGTCCGACGACCAGTATGCGGATGGAAAAATTCGAGAAAGCATTTATTGAGAAAACGGGGGTTAAATTAGTGATCGGCAAAGGCGGCATGGGGCCCGATACCGAGCAAGGTTGCGTGGAATATAAAGCCCTGCACGCTATATTCCCCGCCGGATGCGCGGTATTGGCCGCGACGCAGGTTGAAGAAATAGAAGAAGTGCACTGGATGGAGTTGGGTATGCCCGAATCTTTATGGGTTTGCCGGGTGAAAAACTTCGGACCGCTGATTATTTCCATTGATACTTATGGAAATAACCTAATCGAGAAAAATAAAAAGTTATTTGCAGAAAAGCGTGATGAAATAGTGGCAGAGATCTGCGAACACGTTCATTACATAACATAA
- a CDS encoding YcgL domain-containing protein, giving the protein MFCAIYRSSKRDQTYLYVEKKDDFSRVPEELMKSFGKPHLAMLLPLDGSKKLAGADIEKVKQALEEQGFYLQVPPPPESLLNTFW; this is encoded by the coding sequence ATGTTTTGTGCGATCTACCGGAGTTCCAAACGCGATCAAACCTATCTGTATGTCGAAAAAAAAGACGATTTTTCCCGCGTGCCTGAAGAATTGATGAAAAGTTTCGGCAAACCGCATTTAGCCATGTTATTGCCGCTGGACGGCAGCAAGAAATTGGCCGGCGCCGATATTGAAAAAGTAAAACAAGCGCTCGAAGAGCAGGGGTTTTATCTGCAGGTTCCGCCGCCGCCGGAAAGTTTATTAAACACGTTTTGGTAA
- the minC gene encoding septum site-determining protein MinC, with protein sequence MSQTPIELKGSSFTLSVVHLHDSQPEVIYQALQEKIEQAPAFLKNAPVVINVAALTADIDWIKLQQAISSTGLHVVGISGCKDERLKQVITQAGLPLLSEGKEQRRAAPPVTSVPSAAKTQVISAPVRSGQQIYARNCDLIVTSSVSAGAEVIADGNIHIYGMMRGRALAGVSGDVQSQIFCTHLAAELVSIAGRYWLSDQIPPAFSGQAARVNLNLLDNVLNIQPLD encoded by the coding sequence ATGTCACAAACGCCAATTGAACTAAAAGGCAGCAGCTTTACCTTATCGGTTGTTCATTTGCATGATTCCCAACCCGAGGTAATTTATCAGGCATTACAGGAAAAGATCGAGCAGGCGCCCGCTTTTCTGAAAAATGCTCCCGTTGTCATTAATGTCGCCGCGTTAACCGCGGATATCGACTGGATAAAATTACAGCAGGCCATTTCCTCAACCGGGCTGCACGTCGTCGGCATCAGCGGATGCAAGGACGAGCGGTTGAAACAGGTCATTACGCAGGCGGGGTTGCCCCTGCTAAGCGAAGGGAAAGAGCAGCGGCGGGCAGCGCCGCCCGTCACCTCAGTGCCCAGCGCCGCGAAGACCCAAGTCATCAGCGCCCCCGTTCGTTCCGGCCAGCAAATCTATGCGCGGAACTGCGATTTGATTGTCACCAGCAGCGTCAGCGCGGGTGCGGAAGTGATCGCCGACGGCAATATCCATATTTACGGCATGATGCGCGGCCGAGCGCTGGCCGGCGTTTCAGGCGATGTGCAGAGCCAGATATTTTGCACCCATCTGGCGGCCGAACTGGTGTCGATCGCCGGCCGCTATTGGCTGAGCGATCAGATTCCACCCGCATTTTCCGGACAGGCGGCAAGGGTAAACCTCAACCTGCTGGATAACGTTTTAAACATACAACCTCTAGACTAA
- the minD gene encoding septum site-determining protein MinD, with the protein MARIIVVTSGKGGVGKTTSSAAIATGLAQKGKKTVVIDFDIGLRNLDLIMGCERRVVYDFVNVIQGDATLNQALIKDKRTENLYILPASQTRDKDALTREGVEKVLDDLGEMSFDFIVCDSPAGIETGALMALYFADEAVITTNPEVSSVRDSDRILGILSSKSRRAERSEEPIKEHLLLTRYNPGRVSRGDMLSMEDVLEILRIPLVGVIPEDQSVLRASNQGEPVILDPEADAGKAYSDTVDRLLGEERPFRFVEEEKKSFLKRLFGG; encoded by the coding sequence ATGGCACGCATCATTGTTGTTACATCGGGTAAAGGGGGCGTTGGCAAGACTACTTCAAGCGCGGCCATTGCTACCGGTTTAGCCCAGAAAGGAAAAAAGACGGTTGTCATCGACTTTGACATCGGTCTGCGCAACCTGGACCTGATTATGGGATGTGAACGTCGCGTGGTTTACGACTTTGTTAATGTGATCCAGGGCGACGCCACGCTGAATCAGGCGCTGATCAAAGATAAGCGCACCGAAAATCTGTACATTCTGCCCGCTTCGCAGACGCGTGATAAAGACGCGCTGACCCGCGAAGGGGTGGAAAAAGTGCTGGACGATCTGGGTGAAATGTCCTTTGACTTTATCGTCTGCGACTCGCCGGCCGGTATCGAAACCGGCGCGCTGATGGCGCTCTACTTCGCCGATGAAGCGGTTATCACCACCAACCCGGAAGTCTCATCGGTACGCGACTCCGACCGCATTCTGGGCATTCTGTCCTCCAAGTCGCGCCGCGCCGAACGCTCGGAAGAGCCGATCAAAGAGCACCTGCTGCTGACCCGCTATAATCCGGGCCGGGTGAGCCGCGGCGATATGCTGAGCATGGAAGACGTGCTGGAAATTCTGCGCATTCCGCTGGTCGGGGTTATCCCGGAAGATCAGTCGGTGCTGCGGGCGTCCAACCAGGGCGAGCCGGTTATCCTGGATCCGGAAGCCGACGCCGGCAAAGCCTATTCAGACACCGTCGATCGTCTGTTAGGCGAAGAGCGGCCTTTCCGCTTTGTTGAAGAAGAGAAGAAAAGTTTCCTTAAACGACTTTTTGGGGGATAA
- the minE gene encoding cell division topological specificity factor MinE, translating to MALLDFFLSRKKATANIAKERLQIIVAERRRGDSEPHYLPQLKRDILEVICKYVQIDPEMVSVQLEQKGDDISVLELNVTLPETEESPK from the coding sequence ATGGCATTACTCGATTTCTTTCTGTCCCGCAAAAAAGCGACGGCCAATATTGCCAAGGAGCGGCTACAGATTATTGTCGCGGAGCGACGTCGGGGAGACAGCGAGCCCCATTATCTGCCGCAGTTAAAACGGGATATTCTGGAAGTTATCTGTAAATACGTACAGATAGACCCGGAAATGGTGAGCGTTCAGTTAGAGCAAAAAGGCGATGATATTTCCGTACTTGAGCTGAACGTAACATTGCCGGAAACGGAAGAAAGCCCTAAATGA
- the rnd gene encoding ribonuclease D: MNYQLITTDAGLEQVCTQARQYTQVALDTEFVRTRTYYPQLGLIQLYDGERLALIDPLTITDWAPFQQLLSDEQVVKFLHAGSEDLEVFLNAFGLSPTPFIDTQILAAFLGKPLSYGFAALVAEYMDVALDKSESRTDWLARPLSEKQCDYAAADVFYLLPMAIKLVQETAAAGWTAAALDECRQLCQRKREILAPELAYREIGNAWQLRGRNLACLQLLAAWRLRKARERDSAVNFVVREENLCQVARFLPASLAELDSLGLSGPEIRYHGKTMLALVEQTSGMSDGDYPPPVINLIDYPGYKKAFKDIKALVQSVSERSGLSPELLASRRQINRLLNEHWKLNGQNAQPEMLSGWRNNLFGDELRAVLQQY, from the coding sequence TTGAATTATCAGTTGATCACCACCGACGCCGGGTTAGAACAGGTTTGCACGCAGGCGCGCCAATATACTCAGGTCGCGCTGGATACCGAGTTCGTCAGAACTCGCACTTATTACCCGCAATTAGGGCTGATCCAATTGTACGATGGCGAACGGCTGGCGCTTATCGACCCCTTGACCATTACCGACTGGGCGCCTTTTCAGCAACTGTTGAGCGACGAGCAGGTGGTCAAATTTCTTCATGCCGGCAGCGAAGACCTGGAAGTTTTTCTTAATGCTTTCGGCCTGTCGCCGACGCCGTTTATCGATACCCAGATTCTGGCCGCTTTTTTAGGCAAGCCGCTCTCTTACGGTTTCGCCGCCCTGGTGGCCGAATATATGGACGTCGCGCTGGATAAAAGCGAATCGCGTACCGACTGGCTGGCCCGTCCGTTAAGTGAAAAACAGTGTGACTATGCCGCCGCCGATGTGTTCTATCTGCTGCCGATGGCCATAAAACTGGTGCAGGAAACGGCGGCCGCCGGGTGGACGGCCGCCGCGCTGGATGAATGTCGTCAGCTGTGCCAGCGTAAGCGGGAAATACTGGCGCCGGAGTTGGCCTATCGCGAAATCGGCAACGCCTGGCAGCTGCGCGGGCGGAATCTGGCCTGCCTGCAACTGCTCGCCGCATGGCGCCTGCGAAAGGCGCGCGAGCGCGACAGCGCGGTAAACTTCGTGGTGCGTGAAGAGAATCTGTGCCAGGTGGCGCGTTTTTTACCCGCCTCGCTGGCAGAGCTGGATTCGCTGGGGCTGAGCGGTCCGGAGATTCGCTATCACGGTAAAACGATGCTGGCATTGGTTGAGCAGACCAGCGGAATGAGCGACGGGGACTATCCGCCGCCGGTGATCAACCTTATCGACTACCCCGGCTATAAAAAGGCCTTTAAAGATATTAAGGCGCTGGTGCAAAGCGTCAGCGAGCGTAGCGGATTATCCCCTGAGCTGCTGGCATCCCGCCGTCAGATTAACCGGCTGCTTAACGAGCACTGGAAATTGAACGGGCAGAATGCGCAGCCGGAAATGCTGTCTGGATGGCGTAATAATTTATTTGGCGATGAGCTGCGGGCAGTTTTACAACAGTATTAA
- the fadD gene encoding long-chain-fatty-acid--CoA ligase FadD yields MDKIWLARYPADVPADIDADRYSSLVEIFENAAARYADRPAFINMGEVMTFRKLEERSRAFAAYLQNQLKLRKGDRVALMMPNLLQYPVALFGVLRAGMVVVNVNPLYTPRELEYQLKDSGASAIVIVSNFAHTLEKVVRNTQVKHVILTRMGDQLSTPKRTLVNFVVKYIKRLVPKYHLPDAISFRRVLQQGRRLQYVKPDIINADLAFLQYTGGTTGVAKGAMLTHRNMQANLAQCKAAYGPVLGENELVVTALPLYHIFALTVNCLLFIEFGGTNLLITNPRDIPTLVKELAQHPFTVMVGVNTLFNALLNNKEFNQLDFSTLRLSVGGGASVQQAVAERWEKLTGKHLLEGYGLTESSPLVSGNPYDLQRYSGSIGLPVPSTDVRIVDNNGNDVAPGEAGELWIRGPQVMLGYWQQPAATDEVLRDGWLATGDIVTADQEGFLRVIDRKKDMILVSGFNVYPTEIEDVITRHAKVSESAVVGVPSEVSGEAVKAFVVRRDASLTKDELITHCRRNLTGYKVPKEIEFCEDLPKSNVGKILRRELRDEQNKIAETTNT; encoded by the coding sequence TTGGACAAAATCTGGCTGGCACGCTATCCGGCGGATGTACCTGCGGACATCGATGCGGATCGCTATTCCTCATTGGTGGAAATATTTGAGAATGCGGCGGCTCGCTACGCCGATCGGCCGGCATTTATCAATATGGGGGAGGTGATGACCTTCCGCAAGCTGGAAGAGCGCAGCCGGGCGTTTGCCGCCTATCTGCAAAACCAGCTTAAGCTGAGGAAAGGCGATCGGGTGGCGCTGATGATGCCCAACCTGCTGCAATATCCGGTGGCGTTGTTTGGCGTGCTGCGGGCCGGTATGGTGGTGGTTAACGTTAACCCGTTGTATACCCCGCGTGAACTGGAATACCAATTGAAAGACAGCGGCGCCAGCGCCATTGTGATTGTTTCCAATTTTGCCCATACGCTGGAAAAGGTGGTGCGCAATACTCAGGTGAAGCACGTTATCCTCACCCGCATGGGCGATCAGCTCTCCACGCCGAAGCGAACGCTGGTCAATTTTGTGGTCAAGTACATTAAACGTCTGGTGCCCAAATACCATCTGCCGGACGCCATCTCATTTCGGCGGGTGTTGCAGCAAGGACGGCGTCTGCAATATGTGAAGCCGGATATCATCAACGCCGATTTGGCTTTTTTGCAATATACCGGCGGAACAACCGGCGTCGCCAAAGGGGCGATGCTCACACACCGTAATATGCAGGCCAATCTGGCACAGTGCAAAGCGGCATACGGCCCGGTGCTGGGGGAAAACGAACTGGTGGTCACGGCGCTGCCGCTGTATCACATTTTTGCGCTGACGGTGAATTGCCTGCTGTTTATCGAGTTTGGCGGCACAAATCTGCTGATTACCAATCCCCGGGATATCCCGACGCTGGTCAAAGAGCTGGCGCAGCATCCCTTTACCGTTATGGTCGGGGTAAATACCTTATTTAATGCCCTGTTGAACAATAAAGAATTTAATCAGTTGGACTTCTCCACGCTGCGGCTCTCGGTCGGCGGCGGCGCCTCGGTACAGCAGGCGGTGGCGGAACGCTGGGAAAAACTGACCGGCAAACACCTGCTTGAGGGCTACGGGCTGACGGAAAGCTCGCCGCTGGTTTCCGGCAATCCCTACGATCTGCAACGCTATAGCGGCAGCATCGGACTGCCGGTGCCGTCGACGGACGTGCGCATCGTCGATAATAACGGCAATGATGTCGCCCCCGGCGAAGCGGGAGAACTGTGGATCCGCGGGCCGCAGGTGATGCTCGGCTATTGGCAGCAGCCCGCGGCCACCGATGAGGTGTTGCGCGACGGCTGGCTGGCCACAGGTGACATTGTCACGGCAGATCAAGAGGGTTTTCTGCGCGTCATCGATCGTAAAAAAGATATGATTCTGGTGTCGGGGTTTAACGTTTATCCCACTGAAATTGAAGATGTGATTACCCGGCATGCTAAAGTTTCCGAGTCCGCGGTGGTCGGGGTGCCCAGCGAGGTATCGGGCGAGGCGGTGAAAGCGTTTGTGGTTCGACGCGACGCTTCGCTGACCAAAGATGAGTTGATCACCCATTGCCGGCGCAATCTTACCGGCTATAAGGTGCCGAAAGAGATTGAATTCTGCGAGGATTTGCCCAAGTCTAACGTCGGCAAGATCCTGCGCCGGGAACTGCGGGATGAGCAAAATAAAATCGCGGAGACGACAAACACATAG